In Ruminococcaceae bacterium R-25, one genomic interval encodes:
- a CDS encoding ribosomal large subunit pseudouridine synthase F: MSGTDNEGIRLNKYIASSGLCSRREADSLIENGKVTINGIVAVQGTKVNEGDVVLVGGKNITPEDSMVYIAFNKPLGVTCTTDKRDPSNIIDYIGFDDRIFPVGRLDKNSSGLILLTNDGSIVNKLLRAENGHEKEYLVTVNHPYDKNFIKQMESGVPVLGQLTLPCKIRPAGDKTFKIILHQGLNRQIRRMCEYLGYKVTKLKRIRFMNINLGDLETGKWRYLTSSEKKELLKDI; the protein is encoded by the coding sequence ATGTCTGGGACTGATAACGAAGGCATAAGACTTAATAAATACATTGCTTCGTCAGGTCTCTGCTCAAGACGCGAAGCTGATTCCCTCATTGAAAACGGCAAAGTAACGATCAACGGCATCGTTGCTGTTCAAGGTACAAAAGTTAATGAAGGCGACGTTGTCTTAGTCGGCGGCAAAAATATCACGCCCGAAGACAGCATGGTATATATCGCATTTAATAAGCCACTTGGCGTAACATGCACAACAGATAAGAGAGATCCTTCAAACATAATAGATTATATCGGTTTTGATGACAGAATCTTCCCTGTCGGCCGACTTGATAAGAATTCATCAGGGTTGATCCTTCTTACGAATGACGGTTCTATCGTAAATAAGCTCTTAAGAGCTGAAAACGGACACGAAAAAGAATATCTCGTTACAGTAAACCACCCTTACGATAAGAACTTTATAAAACAGATGGAATCAGGCGTTCCGGTTCTGGGCCAGCTGACGCTCCCCTGCAAGATCAGGCCTGCAGGAGATAAAACGTTTAAGATAATCCTTCACCAGGGACTTAACCGCCAGATCAGAAGAATGTGCGAATACTTAGGATATAAGGTCACAAAGCTTAAACGTATCAGATTCATGAATATCAACTTAGGCGACCTTGAGACCGGAAAATGGCGTTATCTGACTTCAAGCGAAAAGAAAGAACTACTTAAAGACATATAA
- a CDS encoding PAS/PAC sensor signal transduction histidine kinase, translated as MFQSTLLKRTMSLVVLSLLASAIIATLAFIVAGKTSTLQLEVENSLAQDAKYNEIFTANPELFESQEFRNYFFESSYATGHDYYLVNMNGDVLQCTSSEHRNMRANTTYEVLTQAYQFSYEDLNGMGFYIKELGFDGEILICRIPITIEDSNYYLFSLSNMDEYEGLISKYLNILSLSTLMAACAMLVPAYAFVSRMVLPLQKINEVAMEYGKGNFSIRADESHKGEIGELGQSFNFLADRLSKSISDLTAERNQLQDIFDVISDGIVVVNSKSVPVTTNKAIHQIFERAEKNNMFTERLQLIPFDDVWTDFEDCIASGETKTRQIDTRDYAYQCTIIPKFDSTDPTKVVGATGFFRDIFEEQKNERFRQDYVANISHELRTPLQTLRGLIEPLSDGMVKKESDRQRYYQIILNETMRLSRLIDDMLELSKLQSRTLAFKMFPFNINTLISNIEIRFKPIMKEAGIKFSVQNNYGELPTVMGNPDRVEQILVILLDNAKKYTPSGKSITIATDFIEAEKKVYISVVDTGQGIHEYDIGHIFDRFFKADRARGKKGSGLGLSIAKELLTYMGETITVNSKYEEGSTFTFTLSKAEVPDVWD; from the coding sequence ATGTTCCAAAGTACGCTTCTTAAGCGAACAATGTCTCTTGTCGTATTGTCACTTCTGGCTTCTGCCATTATTGCGACGCTTGCTTTTATTGTAGCCGGTAAGACATCTACTCTCCAATTGGAAGTCGAGAATTCATTGGCACAGGATGCCAAATACAATGAGATCTTCACTGCCAATCCCGAATTATTTGAGAGTCAGGAATTCCGTAATTACTTTTTTGAATCAAGCTATGCCACCGGTCATGATTACTATCTCGTAAACATGAACGGCGACGTATTGCAATGTACAAGTTCAGAACACAGGAACATGAGGGCCAACACGACCTACGAGGTCTTAACACAGGCCTACCAGTTTAGTTATGAAGACTTGAACGGCATGGGTTTCTATATCAAGGAACTCGGTTTTGACGGTGAAATCCTTATCTGCAGGATTCCCATTACAATTGAAGACAGCAACTATTATCTGTTCTCGCTTTCTAATATGGATGAATATGAAGGCCTGATCAGCAAATACCTGAACATCCTTTCACTTTCCACCCTGATGGCTGCATGCGCGATGCTCGTTCCTGCTTATGCATTCGTAAGCCGAATGGTTCTCCCTCTTCAGAAGATCAATGAGGTCGCTATGGAATACGGTAAAGGAAACTTCAGCATCAGAGCAGACGAATCACATAAGGGCGAGATCGGTGAGCTCGGCCAGTCGTTTAACTTCCTGGCTGACAGACTCTCTAAATCAATCAGCGACCTTACAGCAGAACGCAACCAGCTGCAGGATATCTTCGACGTAATTTCAGACGGCATCGTCGTTGTAAACAGCAAATCCGTTCCTGTTACAACTAACAAGGCTATCCATCAGATCTTTGAACGTGCCGAGAAGAACAACATGTTTACTGAAAGACTCCAGCTCATTCCTTTCGATGACGTCTGGACAGACTTCGAAGACTGCATCGCTTCCGGCGAGACTAAGACCAGGCAGATAGATACAAGAGACTATGCATATCAGTGCACTATAATCCCTAAATTTGATTCTACTGATCCTACAAAAGTCGTCGGTGCAACAGGATTCTTCCGTGATATCTTCGAAGAACAAAAGAACGAGCGTTTCCGTCAGGACTACGTAGCAAATATCTCACACGAGCTCCGTACGCCGCTCCAGACATTAAGAGGCTTGATCGAACCTCTGTCCGACGGCATGGTCAAGAAAGAATCTGACCGTCAGCGTTACTATCAGATCATATTGAACGAGACAATGAGACTTTCCCGTCTTATCGACGACATGTTGGAGCTCTCTAAATTACAGTCCAGAACACTCGCATTTAAGATGTTCCCGTTCAACATCAATACTCTTATCTCCAATATCGAAATCAGGTTTAAGCCTATTATGAAGGAAGCCGGAATCAAGTTCTCAGTCCAGAACAACTACGGCGAGCTCCCTACTGTTATGGGTAACCCTGACCGTGTTGAGCAGATATTAGTAATCCTTTTGGATAATGCGAAAAAGTATACTCCTTCAGGCAAGAGCATCACAATTGCGACAGATTTTATTGAAGCCGAAAAGAAGGTCTATATCTCCGTTGTTGATACCGGACAAGGCATCCACGAATACGATATCGGCCATATCTTCGACAGATTCTTTAAGGCTGACCGTGCCCGCGGTAAAAAGGGTTCAGGCTTAGGTCTTTCTATCGCAAAAGAGCTTCTTACTTACATGGGTGAGACAATCACCGTAAACAGTAAGTATGAAGAAGGATCGACCTTCACATTTACTTTGTCCAAAGCAGAGGTTCCGGATGTCTGGGACTGA
- a CDS encoding winged helix family two component transcriptional regulator has protein sequence MAVAPNILICDDDPVVHESLSLYLDNDNFTHSDAYDGKESLEMAQATKPDLILLDVMMPEMSGLDVCREIRKTMATPIIMLTAKGEEIDKIVGLELGADDYIVKPFSPREVIARVKAVLRRFGDTPKPSSVLSFTGLEINLNNYSVKSNGESVPCTPKEVEILYLLASHPGQVFGRDQILESVWGIDYNGDSRTVDTHIKRIRQKITYDNAPWSIQTIYGIGYKFEVS, from the coding sequence ATGGCTGTAGCACCTAACATCTTAATCTGCGACGACGATCCGGTCGTTCACGAATCATTAAGCTTATATCTCGACAACGATAATTTCACTCATTCCGATGCTTATGACGGCAAGGAATCTCTTGAGATGGCACAAGCTACTAAGCCCGATCTTATCCTTTTGGATGTTATGATGCCCGAGATGAGCGGCCTTGATGTATGCCGCGAGATCAGAAAGACTATGGCTACTCCCATCATCATGCTCACAGCAAAAGGCGAAGAGATCGACAAGATCGTAGGTTTGGAATTAGGCGCAGACGACTATATCGTAAAGCCCTTCTCTCCCCGTGAGGTTATAGCGAGAGTTAAGGCCGTTCTCCGCCGTTTCGGTGACACTCCCAAGCCTTCTTCAGTTCTTTCTTTCACAGGTCTTGAGATCAATCTTAATAACTATTCTGTCAAATCAAACGGTGAAAGCGTTCCCTGTACGCCTAAGGAAGTTGAGATTCTTTATCTTTTGGCTTCCCACCCCGGTCAGGTCTTCGGACGTGACCAGATCCTTGAATCCGTATGGGGCATCGACTATAACGGCGACTCCAGAACGGTTGATACACATATTAAGAGGATCAGACAGAAAATAACATATGATAACGCGCCCTGGTCAATCCAGACCATCTACGGTATCGGTTATAAATTTGAGGTCTCGTAA
- a CDS encoding 23S rRNA (cytosine1962-C5)-methyltransferase has protein sequence MFISGNWKDYELLYAGGGEKYERWGNVTLRRPDPQAVWPVIREGKEISMDDLEKPSAFYTRSDKGGGAWTKLKSFPSTWKVSYDSLGKKLTFIVEPTAFKHTGLFPEQASNWDFCGDLVEKAKANGKKDIKILNMFAYTGAQTLACAAHGADEVVHVDASKGMIARAKENIKESGLEDRYVRFIAEDCMKFVEREIRRGRKYDGIIMDPPSYGRGPSGELWKLEDSFYDLVKLCANLISDDPLFFIASSYATGITAQASGQILKLAIPGGRVDAEELMLPVSKMGVLLPCGQTARWTSR, from the coding sequence ATGTTTATATCGGGTAACTGGAAAGATTATGAACTGCTCTATGCGGGCGGCGGCGAAAAGTATGAGCGTTGGGGCAACGTTACTTTAAGACGCCCTGATCCCCAGGCAGTCTGGCCGGTAATAAGAGAGGGAAAAGAGATCTCGATGGACGATCTCGAAAAGCCTTCTGCTTTCTACACCAGGAGCGACAAAGGCGGCGGAGCCTGGACAAAGCTCAAGAGCTTTCCTTCCACATGGAAAGTAAGCTACGATTCTCTTGGCAAGAAACTTACATTTATCGTTGAACCTACTGCATTTAAGCATACAGGCCTTTTCCCCGAGCAGGCATCCAACTGGGATTTTTGCGGCGATCTTGTCGAGAAAGCCAAGGCAAACGGTAAGAAGGATATCAAGATCCTCAATATGTTTGCATATACGGGCGCCCAGACACTTGCATGTGCTGCTCACGGCGCCGACGAAGTCGTTCATGTGGATGCTTCAAAGGGCATGATCGCCAGAGCCAAGGAAAATATCAAGGAATCCGGTCTTGAAGACCGCTATGTCAGGTTCATCGCAGAAGACTGCATGAAGTTTGTCGAGCGCGAGATCAGAAGAGGAAGAAAATACGACGGCATCATCATGGATCCGCCTTCCTACGGCAGGGGACCTTCAGGAGAATTATGGAAACTTGAAGATTCTTTCTATGATCTGGTTAAGCTCTGTGCAAACCTTATCTCGGACGATCCGCTTTTCTTTATAGCAAGTTCATATGCGACCGGCATTACAGCCCAGGCATCAGGCCAGATCTTAAAGCTTGCGATCCCAGGCGGCAGGGTAGATGCTGAAGAACTCATGCTTCCCGTATCAAAGATGGGTGTTTTGCTCCCCTGCGGACAGACTGCCAGATG